The Exiguobacterium mexicanum genome includes a window with the following:
- a CDS encoding peptide chain release factor 3 — protein sequence MNQLKQEVEKRRIFGIISHPDAGKTTLTEKLLLHGGAIREAGTVKARKNSKHAKSDWMEIEKQRGISVTSSVMQFVYQDKVVSIMDTPGHNDFGEDTYRVLTSVDSAVMVIDAAKGIETQTKKLFQVCRMRGIPIFTFMNKLDRQAKDPLELMEELEEVLGMPSVAVTWPIGSGMQFEGVYDRLKNEVHLFRGDKGTLTLNEDGVNDPILADHLTEENLTNLRDEIDLLDGAGNEIDVDAIQHGKLTPVFFGTALVDFGVTSFLNHYLDMSPAPEARKSNVGPIDPTSEDFSGFVFKIQANMNPAHRDRIAFVRICSGVFERGMDVTLTRTGKKIKLSQSTQLMANDRETVDKAFAGDVIGIYDSGTYQIGDTITTSKQKIAFEALPTFPPELFMRVSPVNSLKSKHFHKGVEQLAQEGAIQVYRNEYNEIYLGAVGQLQFEVFEYRLNNEYGVDIRMEPVSYSVARWVKDKELKALKPFQDSRNMLVTDRWERPVFLFANEFTFDRFKERYEDELTLVDALDVNVEIGAE from the coding sequence ATGAACCAATTAAAACAAGAAGTTGAGAAGCGGCGTATTTTCGGCATCATCTCGCACCCGGATGCCGGTAAGACGACGCTCACCGAGAAATTGCTCCTTCACGGGGGAGCCATCCGTGAAGCGGGGACGGTCAAAGCCCGTAAAAACTCTAAACACGCCAAATCTGACTGGATGGAGATCGAGAAACAACGTGGAATTTCGGTCACGTCATCGGTCATGCAGTTCGTCTATCAAGACAAGGTCGTTTCGATCATGGACACACCAGGACACAACGATTTCGGGGAAGATACGTATCGCGTCTTGACTTCGGTCGACAGTGCCGTCATGGTCATCGATGCGGCCAAAGGGATCGAGACGCAGACGAAGAAATTGTTCCAAGTCTGTCGGATGCGCGGGATTCCGATTTTCACGTTCATGAACAAGCTTGACCGACAAGCGAAAGATCCGCTCGAGCTCATGGAAGAACTTGAAGAAGTGCTCGGCATGCCTTCGGTCGCCGTGACTTGGCCGATCGGGAGCGGAATGCAGTTCGAAGGGGTATACGATCGCTTAAAAAACGAAGTTCACTTGTTCCGTGGTGACAAAGGGACGCTCACGTTGAACGAAGATGGGGTCAATGATCCAATCCTCGCCGATCACTTGACGGAAGAGAACTTGACGAACCTTCGAGATGAAATCGATCTTCTCGACGGTGCCGGCAATGAAATCGACGTCGATGCGATCCAGCACGGGAAATTGACGCCGGTCTTCTTCGGGACGGCGCTCGTCGACTTCGGGGTGACGTCATTCTTGAATCACTACCTTGATATGTCACCGGCGCCTGAGGCACGTAAGTCGAACGTCGGTCCAATCGACCCGACGTCAGAGGACTTCAGCGGCTTCGTCTTCAAGATTCAAGCGAACATGAACCCGGCCCACCGCGACCGCATCGCTTTCGTTCGCATCTGTTCGGGCGTCTTTGAGCGCGGCATGGATGTCACGCTCACACGGACGGGCAAAAAGATCAAGTTGAGCCAGTCGACACAGCTCATGGCTAACGACCGGGAGACGGTCGACAAGGCGTTCGCTGGAGACGTGATCGGGATTTACGATTCGGGAACGTATCAAATCGGTGATACGATCACGACATCGAAACAAAAAATCGCGTTCGAGGCGTTGCCGACGTTCCCACCAGAACTCTTTATGCGCGTCTCGCCGGTCAACTCGCTCAAGTCGAAACATTTCCACAAAGGTGTCGAGCAGCTCGCCCAAGAAGGAGCGATCCAAGTGTACCGTAACGAGTATAACGAGATTTATCTCGGTGCGGTCGGTCAACTCCAATTCGAAGTGTTCGAGTATCGCTTGAACAATGAGTACGGCGTCGACATCCGCATGGAGCCGGTCTCATACAGCGTCGCCCGTTGGGTGAAGGACAAGGAATTAAAGGCGCTCAAGCCGTTCCAGGACTCACGCAACATGCTCGTGACAGACCGCTGGGAGCGTCCCGTGTTCTTGTTCGCCAACGAGTTCACGTTCGACCGCTTCAAAGAACGCTATGAAGACGAGCTCACGCTCGTCGACGCCCTCGACGTCAACGTCGAGATCGGCGCAGAATAA
- the acnA gene encoding aconitate hydratase AcnA — protein sequence MEQTNVLDAFKSRTQFEVNGKAYDYYRLKKLEEEGVTELSRLPYSIRVLLESVLRQQDGRAITKEHVENLAKWGTAEVSKDIDVPFKPARVVLQDFTGVPTVVDLASLRKAMADLGGDPNKINPEIPVDLVVDHSVQVDAYGFAGALMKNMDIEFERNEERYKFLRWAQTAFDNYRAVPPATGIVHQVNLEYLASVVLEKNDGTGNVAYPDSLVGTDSHTTMINGLGVLGWGVGGIEAEASMLGQPSYFPVPDVVGVKIIGEVNPGVTATDVALVVTEMLRNEKVVGKFVEFFGPSLHTMPLSDRATIANMAPEYGATCGFFPVDTETLNYMRTTGRPEELIDLVEAYSKANDLFYTPDQADPSFTKTLTLDLSKVEPSLAGPKRPQDRINLSDLQSAFVDSVTAPAGHSGFGLEKAELEKTAVVNYTDGAVDMRTGDVAIAAITSCTNTSNPYVMVGAGLVAKKAVERGLTVPKFVKTSLAPGSKVVTDYLDKAGLTPYLDQLGFNTVGYGCTTCIGNSGPLDREVEEAITSNDLLVSSVLSGNRNFEGRVHPLVKANFLASPPLVVAYALAGSVNFDIMNESFGTDKDGNEVFFKDIWPSNDEIKMVVQDVVSPEAFRKEYDTVFTGNERWNALDVPEGNLYDFSDDSTYIQNPPFFENLEPEAGVVHALNGLRVIGKFADSVTTDHISPAGAFSKTTPAGQYLQSKGVAPLDFNSYGSRRGNHEVMMRGTFANIRIRNQVAPGTEGGFTTYWPTGEIMPMYDAAMKYKEQGTGLVVFAGNDYGMGSSRDWAAKGTNLLGIRAVIAQSFERIHRSNLVMMGVLPLQFMDGESADSLGLTGEEAIDIQVDESVRPRDILNVKATHENGTVTEFQVVARFDSEVEIDYYRHGGILQMVLRNKLK from the coding sequence ATGGAACAGACGAACGTATTAGACGCTTTCAAATCTCGGACGCAGTTCGAGGTCAATGGCAAAGCGTACGATTATTACCGGCTCAAAAAGCTTGAAGAAGAAGGGGTGACGGAACTTAGTCGACTTCCGTACTCGATTCGTGTGTTGCTCGAATCTGTACTTCGCCAGCAGGATGGCCGCGCCATCACGAAAGAACATGTCGAGAACTTGGCTAAATGGGGTACTGCCGAAGTCTCGAAAGACATCGATGTTCCGTTCAAACCGGCTCGCGTCGTCCTTCAGGACTTCACGGGTGTACCGACGGTCGTTGACCTCGCTTCACTTCGTAAAGCGATGGCCGACCTCGGCGGAGACCCGAACAAGATTAACCCGGAAATCCCGGTTGACCTCGTCGTCGACCACTCGGTCCAAGTCGATGCGTACGGTTTCGCCGGCGCACTCATGAAAAACATGGACATCGAGTTCGAGCGTAACGAAGAGCGCTACAAGTTCTTACGTTGGGCCCAGACGGCATTCGACAACTATCGTGCCGTCCCGCCAGCAACAGGGATCGTCCACCAAGTCAACTTGGAATACTTGGCTTCGGTCGTGCTCGAAAAGAATGATGGAACGGGCAATGTCGCCTATCCAGACTCGCTCGTCGGAACGGACTCGCACACGACGATGATCAACGGACTCGGTGTCCTCGGCTGGGGTGTCGGTGGAATCGAAGCCGAAGCGAGCATGCTCGGACAACCGTCTTACTTCCCGGTACCAGACGTCGTCGGCGTCAAAATCATCGGTGAAGTCAACCCGGGTGTCACAGCGACAGACGTCGCGCTCGTCGTCACAGAGATGCTCCGTAACGAGAAAGTCGTCGGCAAGTTCGTCGAGTTCTTCGGTCCATCGCTTCATACGATGCCGCTCTCAGACCGCGCTACGATTGCCAACATGGCGCCTGAATATGGTGCGACGTGTGGCTTCTTCCCAGTCGATACAGAGACGCTCAACTACATGCGCACGACAGGTCGCCCAGAAGAGTTGATTGACCTCGTCGAAGCCTACTCAAAAGCGAACGACTTGTTCTACACGCCAGACCAAGCGGATCCGTCATTCACGAAGACACTCACGCTCGATTTGTCGAAAGTGGAACCGTCACTTGCTGGACCGAAACGTCCACAAGACCGCATCAACTTATCAGACCTTCAGTCAGCGTTCGTCGACAGCGTGACGGCGCCAGCCGGACACAGCGGCTTTGGTCTTGAAAAAGCTGAGCTTGAGAAGACGGCAGTGGTCAACTATACAGATGGCGCTGTCGACATGCGCACGGGTGATGTGGCGATCGCAGCCATCACGAGCTGTACGAACACATCGAACCCATACGTCATGGTCGGCGCAGGTCTCGTCGCGAAGAAAGCCGTCGAACGCGGTCTCACGGTTCCTAAATTCGTGAAGACGTCGCTCGCACCGGGCTCGAAAGTTGTTACCGACTACCTCGACAAAGCCGGTCTCACGCCATACCTTGACCAACTCGGTTTCAACACCGTCGGTTACGGCTGTACGACATGTATCGGTAACTCGGGTCCACTCGACCGCGAAGTCGAAGAAGCGATCACATCGAACGATTTGCTCGTCTCATCGGTCCTCTCGGGGAACCGTAACTTCGAAGGCCGCGTCCACCCGCTCGTCAAAGCGAACTTCTTGGCGTCACCGCCACTCGTCGTCGCATACGCGCTCGCCGGGTCGGTCAACTTCGATATCATGAACGAGTCGTTCGGAACGGACAAAGATGGCAATGAAGTCTTCTTCAAAGACATCTGGCCATCAAATGATGAAATCAAGATGGTCGTTCAAGACGTCGTCTCACCGGAAGCGTTCCGTAAAGAGTACGACACGGTGTTCACAGGGAACGAGCGTTGGAACGCCCTCGACGTGCCAGAAGGCAACTTGTATGACTTCTCGGACGATTCAACGTATATCCAAAACCCGCCATTCTTCGAAAACCTCGAGCCGGAAGCGGGCGTCGTCCATGCGTTGAACGGACTCCGCGTCATCGGGAAGTTTGCTGATTCGGTCACGACCGACCACATCTCACCAGCCGGAGCATTCTCGAAAACAACACCAGCTGGCCAATACCTTCAATCAAAAGGTGTTGCACCGCTCGACTTCAACTCGTACGGCTCACGCCGCGGAAACCACGAAGTCATGATGCGCGGTACGTTTGCGAACATCCGTATTCGTAACCAAGTCGCACCAGGCACTGAAGGCGGCTTCACGACGTACTGGCCGACTGGCGAAATCATGCCTATGTATGATGCGGCCATGAAGTACAAAGAGCAGGGCACAGGCCTCGTCGTCTTCGCTGGGAACGACTACGGAATGGGCTCGTCACGTGACTGGGCAGCCAAAGGAACGAACTTGCTCGGCATTCGTGCCGTCATCGCGCAAAGCTTCGAACGGATTCACCGCTCGAACCTCGTCATGATGGGCGTCTTGCCACTCCAGTTCATGGACGGGGAGTCGGCCGACTCACTCGGACTCACAGGTGAAGAGGCGATCGACATCCAAGTCGACGAATCGGTTCGCCCACGTGATATCCTGAACGTCAAAGCGACTCATGAGAACGGTACGGTGACCGAGTTCCAAGTCGTCGCCCGCTTCGATTCTGAAGTCGAAATCGATTACTACCGTCACGGTGGAATCTTGCAGATGGTCCTCCGTAACAAATTGAAGTAA
- a CDS encoding DUF3939 domain-containing protein → MERQTKSGKNWWQRLTQKEEVTEQEVDITLPQLREAIHEYEQTLPKGVNRTVLLDEAQEIDLARLKKHLPGKPRQRFYMSKETFHIVPETEREVVYEMDQVQRALDLYFEQEKKLPLRKFQQTLQLDLTRLREGGYLKVLPKRPYYVVDETLIVSLEPKPQE, encoded by the coding sequence ATGGAGCGACAAACGAAATCAGGCAAAAACTGGTGGCAACGGCTGACGCAAAAAGAGGAAGTGACGGAACAGGAAGTCGACATCACGCTTCCTCAGTTGCGGGAGGCGATCCACGAATATGAGCAGACGTTGCCGAAAGGCGTCAATCGGACGGTGCTCCTCGATGAAGCACAGGAAATCGATCTTGCGCGTTTGAAGAAACATTTACCCGGCAAACCGAGGCAGCGATTTTACATGTCCAAAGAGACGTTTCACATCGTTCCCGAAACTGAACGGGAAGTGGTCTATGAGATGGATCAAGTCCAGCGGGCGCTCGATTTATATTTCGAACAAGAAAAAAAATTACCGCTGCGAAAATTCCAACAGACGTTACAACTTGATTTGACACGATTACGTGAAGGCGGGTATTTAAAAGTGTTGCCGAAACGGCCTTATTACGTCGTGGACGAGACATTGATCGTCTCGCTAGAACCGAAGCCGCAAGAGTGA
- a CDS encoding BCCT family transporter, which yields MERKSQVTTVFLVSAIITVLFTIWGIFPERLLGNASLLNVTTKLQGWLSNGMGWFYLLSATGILLVAVFLIFSRFGSIRLGKDTDRPEFSYLTWFAMLFSAGMGIGLIFWGAAEPLSHFHAPPFESPTPEGDARTAMRYSFFHWGFHPWAIYAMIALAIAYSTFRKGRPATIGETIGSLVNDRYERPVKQTVDILAVIATAFGVATSLGFGAQQIAGGLHYLIPGVPNAFSTQLIIIAVVTVLYMISASTGLEKGIRILSNTNIFLAIVLLGATLVAGPSAFILDLFTQTIGTYLQQLPSMSFRTGAFEPVEREWINDWTIFYWAWWISWSPFVGTFIARVSKGRTIREFIIGILLVPTSFGLLWFSVFGGSAIWADLFGGAALIDQVNEIGTEVGLFALFETFGGFGMVLSILAIFLISTFFITSADSATYVLGMLTTNGKLIPPMRIKLIWGFIQSSIAAVLLYAGGLGALQAVAILVAFPFIFVLILMIVALFKDLSDEPDERDKYIEAYKQEEDKLG from the coding sequence ATGGAAAGAAAAAGCCAAGTGACGACCGTTTTCCTCGTTTCAGCCATCATCACGGTCTTGTTCACGATTTGGGGTATCTTCCCTGAGCGCCTCCTCGGTAACGCGAGTCTCTTGAACGTGACGACGAAGTTACAAGGTTGGCTCTCGAACGGGATGGGTTGGTTTTATTTGCTCAGCGCGACTGGGATTTTACTCGTCGCCGTCTTTTTAATTTTTTCGAGATTTGGTTCGATTCGACTCGGCAAAGATACGGACCGACCAGAATTCAGCTATTTGACATGGTTCGCCATGTTGTTCAGTGCCGGAATGGGGATTGGCCTCATCTTCTGGGGGGCGGCAGAACCGTTGTCGCATTTCCATGCACCACCGTTTGAGTCGCCGACGCCGGAAGGCGATGCGCGCACTGCGATGCGTTATTCCTTCTTCCATTGGGGCTTCCACCCGTGGGCGATTTATGCAATGATCGCGCTCGCCATCGCCTACTCGACGTTCCGCAAAGGTCGTCCGGCGACGATCGGAGAGACGATCGGATCGCTCGTCAATGACCGCTATGAACGTCCTGTCAAACAGACAGTCGATATTTTAGCAGTCATCGCGACCGCTTTCGGTGTCGCGACCTCGCTCGGATTCGGGGCCCAGCAAATCGCTGGTGGTCTGCATTACTTGATTCCAGGAGTGCCGAACGCGTTCTCGACACAACTGATCATCATCGCTGTCGTAACGGTGCTATACATGATTAGCGCTTCGACGGGTCTCGAGAAAGGGATTCGGATTTTAAGTAACACGAACATCTTCCTTGCCATCGTCTTGCTTGGAGCAACACTGGTGGCCGGACCGAGCGCGTTCATTCTCGATTTGTTCACGCAGACAATCGGGACATATTTGCAACAGTTGCCGTCGATGAGTTTCCGTACGGGTGCATTTGAGCCTGTCGAACGGGAATGGATCAACGATTGGACAATTTTCTATTGGGCATGGTGGATCTCTTGGTCACCATTCGTCGGAACCTTTATCGCCCGCGTCTCAAAAGGACGTACAATTCGTGAGTTCATCATCGGGATTCTGCTCGTACCGACTTCATTCGGTCTGCTTTGGTTCTCTGTCTTCGGCGGATCGGCCATTTGGGCCGACTTGTTCGGTGGCGCAGCACTGATCGACCAAGTCAACGAAATCGGGACGGAAGTCGGGTTGTTCGCCTTGTTCGAGACGTTCGGCGGATTTGGGATGGTACTCAGTATCCTGGCCATCTTCCTGATTTCGACATTCTTCATCACGTCAGCAGATTCGGCCACCTACGTGCTCGGAATGCTGACGACGAACGGGAAACTGATCCCGCCGATGCGCATCAAGTTGATTTGGGGCTTCATCCAGTCCTCGATCGCTGCCGTCCTCTTATATGCAGGTGGGCTCGGAGCGCTGCAAGCGGTCGCCATCCTCGTCGCGTTCCCGTTCATCTTCGTGTTAATCCTGATGATCGTCGCCTTGTTCAAAGATTTGTCTGACGAACCAGACGAACGGGACAAGTATATTGAAGCGTATAAGCAAGAAGAAGATAAGCTCGGATAA
- a CDS encoding AAA family ATPase, with amino-acid sequence MKQITLEQVQTDLTAWEEGGRVDEAALLSYAHWSRATGHRQELIRTLTLLATRRLQHRQSIDPLLTRWVKELESLGALPPALRVSQLYDLLRRHKQQLHVEWPKLRETDYASMKVQILTEYESKTSELLEHLEQLHDEIDRAKSDLRDSEFKGQLERLFIVVIEAMQEVAALEDDTASLLASMQGNYFSREAFHRFGERVGLVKERLDAIVALLPEQTEATRSSAIESLESMIGLSDVKQRVKAWYRFLLFQKEREKAGFSSKHQPSLHLVFTGNPGTGKTTLARLMAEIYFELGLLARPDVVEADRSSLVGAFVGQTEEQVMNKVKEAEGGVLFIDEAYALKRQDASGSDYGQAAIDTLVAAMTSGEYAGKFVVILAGYPEEMRHFLLANPGLRSRFPESNHYELPNYSDDELVAIGEKVAAENNYVLTVEAKRALIARIDRERVDATFGNARTVHNILLDAMFKKGSRFGADAPLDEMALLTEVDFDMDATEDTSGPTLDDLVGMDEAKRQLREIEALVTIQKRRRELGLKTAPVQLHAALVGNSGTGKTTFAHLYAQLLKKTGYLKRGHLKVVSRADLVSGYVGQTAQKTKAAIRDALGGVLLIDEAYSLNGGPNDYGREAIDTLVDEMPKHGDNLVVVMAGYEAPMRRLIDSNPGLNSRIKRTIHFEDYSLEQLVDIAKKYAAKFGYTCDEDVSLALLDRLKEIDRPNARTALSLIDEAIARQSYRLIEASSQDSELNRILVVDIKTKL; translated from the coding sequence ATGAAACAGATCACCTTGGAGCAAGTCCAAACCGATTTGACGGCTTGGGAAGAAGGTGGGCGCGTCGATGAAGCGGCTCTCCTGTCTTACGCCCATTGGTCACGCGCGACCGGGCATCGTCAAGAATTGATTCGCACACTGACACTACTCGCGACGAGACGGTTACAGCACCGTCAGTCGATCGACCCGCTGTTAACTCGTTGGGTGAAAGAGTTGGAGTCGCTCGGTGCTTTGCCGCCAGCCCTTCGTGTCAGTCAATTGTATGATCTTTTGCGGCGCCACAAGCAACAGCTGCATGTCGAGTGGCCGAAGCTGCGCGAGACGGATTACGCGTCGATGAAAGTTCAAATATTGACCGAATATGAGTCGAAGACATCCGAGTTGCTCGAACATCTCGAGCAGCTTCACGATGAGATTGACCGCGCCAAATCTGATTTACGGGACTCGGAGTTTAAAGGGCAACTCGAACGTTTGTTCATCGTCGTCATCGAAGCGATGCAAGAAGTGGCCGCGCTCGAAGACGACACAGCCTCACTCTTGGCGTCGATGCAAGGGAATTATTTCAGCCGCGAGGCGTTTCACCGCTTTGGCGAACGAGTCGGTCTCGTCAAGGAACGACTCGACGCGATCGTTGCGTTGTTACCAGAACAAACTGAAGCGACACGGTCGAGTGCGATTGAGTCGCTTGAGTCGATGATTGGCTTGTCTGACGTGAAGCAACGTGTCAAAGCATGGTATCGGTTCTTGTTGTTCCAGAAAGAGCGTGAGAAAGCGGGGTTCTCGTCCAAACACCAACCTTCACTCCATCTCGTGTTCACCGGCAATCCAGGGACCGGCAAGACGACGCTCGCGCGTCTCATGGCCGAGATTTATTTCGAGCTCGGTCTGCTCGCACGTCCCGATGTCGTCGAGGCGGACCGGTCGAGTCTCGTCGGTGCGTTCGTCGGTCAAACGGAAGAACAGGTCATGAACAAGGTGAAGGAAGCCGAGGGCGGTGTCTTATTCATCGACGAGGCGTATGCCTTGAAACGTCAAGATGCGAGTGGGAGTGACTATGGACAAGCAGCCATCGACACGCTCGTCGCCGCGATGACGAGCGGGGAGTATGCGGGAAAATTTGTCGTGATTCTCGCCGGTTACCCGGAAGAAATGCGTCATTTTCTGCTTGCGAACCCAGGACTTCGTTCCCGCTTCCCGGAATCCAACCATTACGAGCTCCCGAATTACAGTGATGACGAACTCGTCGCCATCGGTGAAAAAGTGGCGGCGGAGAACAACTACGTCCTGACGGTCGAAGCGAAGCGCGCCTTGATTGCGCGAATCGACCGGGAACGGGTCGACGCGACGTTCGGCAACGCGCGGACGGTGCATAACATTCTACTCGACGCCATGTTCAAGAAAGGGTCGCGATTTGGTGCCGATGCCCCACTCGACGAGATGGCCCTCCTGACAGAAGTCGATTTTGATATGGATGCGACCGAGGATACGTCCGGTCCGACACTCGACGATTTGGTCGGGATGGATGAGGCGAAACGTCAACTGCGCGAGATTGAGGCACTCGTCACGATTCAGAAGCGTCGGCGTGAACTCGGGTTGAAGACGGCACCCGTCCAGCTCCATGCCGCCCTCGTCGGGAACAGCGGGACCGGAAAAACGACGTTCGCCCACCTGTACGCCCAGCTCTTGAAGAAGACGGGCTATTTAAAACGCGGACATTTGAAAGTCGTCAGCCGGGCCGATCTCGTCAGCGGCTATGTCGGACAAACGGCACAAAAAACGAAAGCCGCGATTCGCGATGCGCTCGGTGGCGTGTTGTTGATTGATGAGGCATACAGCCTGAATGGAGGGCCGAACGACTACGGGCGTGAAGCGATTGATACGCTCGTCGACGAGATGCCAAAGCATGGAGACAACCTCGTCGTCGTGATGGCGGGCTATGAGGCACCGATGCGTCGCCTGATCGACTCAAACCCAGGGCTCAACAGCCGGATCAAACGGACGATTCACTTCGAGGACTACTCGCTTGAACAGCTCGTCGATATCGCCAAGAAGTATGCCGCAAAATTCGGCTATACGTGTGATGAAGATGTCAGTCTGGCACTCCTTGACCGTCTAAAAGAAATCGACCGACCGAATGCACGGACGGCCCTATCGTTGATCGATGAAGCGATCGCGAGACAATCATATCGTTTGATCGAAGCATCGTCACAAGACAGTGAATTGAATCGGATTTTAGTAGTAGATATTAAGACCAAGTTATAA
- a CDS encoding acyl-CoA thioesterase, whose amino-acid sequence MHTIQIPVRYQETDMMGIVYHANYLVYLEMARTELLRQLGVEYKDMEEAGFVSPVTNVSVDYKKSVTYGDTVHVRVWVDSYSKVRTVYGYELTDQNGHLVGSAKTTHVVVKRGDFKPIRLDREFPEWHDMYMRVMSPVL is encoded by the coding sequence ATGCATACGATTCAGATTCCGGTCCGCTATCAGGAGACCGACATGATGGGCATCGTCTATCATGCAAACTATTTAGTATATCTTGAAATGGCACGCACCGAATTGTTGCGCCAGCTCGGGGTCGAATATAAAGACATGGAGGAAGCGGGATTTGTTTCCCCAGTGACGAACGTCTCGGTCGATTATAAGAAGAGCGTGACGTACGGAGACACAGTCCACGTACGAGTTTGGGTCGATAGTTATTCGAAGGTCCGGACGGTCTACGGCTATGAGTTGACTGATCAAAACGGTCATCTCGTCGGTTCGGCGAAGACCACACATGTCGTCGTCAAACGCGGTGACTTCAAACCGATTCGACTCGACCGTGAGTTTCCTGAGTGGCATGACATGTATATGCGCGTCATGAGTCCCGTCTTATAA
- a CDS encoding M15 family metallopeptidase: MRKPSMLMVCCALTLTLVGCTTSDQSKTEETENKPAETEQQTETPAETPTDKEDEQAEQPTPETEEPTAEEPSEDQPEEEVPVAEAPPVEEPTEAPSEPLEQNGTANLKLDTLILVNKQIALPAGYKPADLVTANIDFVESATGERKMLRKEAAQAIEKLMTGAKAADIELKGTSAFRSYDYQVQLFNNYVARDGKEQAMKYSAPPGHSEHQTGLAIDVSSASVGYQLTQSLDQTKEGKWLADNAHTYGFIVRYQRAYEAETGYMYEPWHLRYIGVEHATDVHKANVPLEHYLEQLMD; this comes from the coding sequence ATGCGAAAACCATCTATGCTGATGGTGTGCTGCGCCTTGACGCTCACATTAGTGGGCTGTACCACAAGCGACCAAAGCAAAACGGAAGAAACCGAGAACAAACCGGCCGAAACCGAACAACAAACAGAAACTCCGGCCGAAACGCCGACGGATAAAGAAGACGAGCAAGCAGAACAACCGACTCCGGAAACGGAGGAACCGACAGCGGAAGAGCCTTCCGAGGATCAGCCTGAAGAAGAAGTGCCGGTTGCCGAGGCCCCTCCTGTAGAGGAGCCGACTGAAGCGCCGAGCGAACCGCTTGAACAGAATGGGACGGCGAATTTGAAGCTCGATACACTCATCCTTGTCAATAAGCAAATCGCCTTGCCAGCGGGCTATAAACCAGCCGATCTCGTGACGGCGAATATCGATTTCGTCGAATCGGCGACCGGGGAGCGGAAGATGCTTCGTAAAGAAGCGGCACAGGCCATCGAGAAGCTCATGACGGGCGCGAAAGCGGCCGACATTGAGTTGAAAGGGACGAGTGCGTTCCGTTCCTACGATTATCAAGTGCAACTGTTCAATAACTATGTCGCCCGGGACGGGAAAGAACAGGCGATGAAATATTCGGCACCACCAGGACACTCGGAACATCAGACCGGGCTCGCCATCGATGTTTCGAGCGCCTCGGTCGGCTATCAATTGACACAAAGTCTAGATCAGACGAAAGAGGGCAAGTGGTTGGCCGACAATGCCCACACGTACGGATTCATCGTCCGTTATCAACGTGCATATGAGGCCGAAACCGGTTATATGTACGAACCGTGGCACTTACGCTATATCGGGGTAGAGCATGCGACGGACGTCCACAAGGCGAACGTCCCGCTTGAGCACTATCTCGAGCAATTAATGGATTAA
- the plsY gene encoding glycerol-3-phosphate 1-O-acyltransferase PlsY, translating to MPYMTEIIIILISYLLGAIPFALIVGKLGYKVDVREHGSGNLGTTNTFRVLGKKAGTLVLLGDMGKGLVAALLPLLFGSEMSLLLAGIPAIIGHSYPVFAKFKGGKSVATSAGVLLAAFPWFFVVVVGTFLLTLFVSKMVSLSSMAAAAVGIVTVVTYGVIAKDWLPLIVIVPLALFIIIKHRTNWQRIRSGTEPKVPLFQKRK from the coding sequence ATGCCTTACATGACAGAAATCATCATCATTTTAATCAGCTATTTACTCGGTGCGATTCCGTTTGCTCTTATCGTCGGAAAACTCGGCTATAAGGTCGACGTCCGGGAGCATGGGAGTGGGAATTTGGGCACGACGAACACGTTCCGTGTGCTCGGCAAAAAAGCCGGCACGCTCGTTCTGCTCGGGGATATGGGTAAAGGGTTGGTGGCAGCGCTATTACCGCTCCTCTTCGGGAGCGAGATGAGCTTGCTCCTCGCCGGGATCCCGGCCATCATCGGTCATTCGTATCCGGTGTTTGCCAAGTTCAAAGGCGGAAAATCGGTGGCGACGAGTGCGGGCGTTCTGCTCGCGGCGTTCCCATGGTTTTTCGTCGTCGTCGTCGGGACGTTCCTCTTGACGCTGTTCGTCTCGAAGATGGTATCGCTATCTTCGATGGCTGCCGCAGCCGTGGGGATCGTGACCGTCGTCACGTATGGTGTCATCGCGAAAGATTGGCTACCGCTCATCGTCATCGTTCCGCTCGCCTTGTTCATCATCATCAAACACCGCACGAACTGGCAGCGGATTCGCTCCGGCACTGAACCGAAAGTACCACTGTTCCAAAAACGAAAATGA